Proteins found in one Tamandua tetradactyla isolate mTamTet1 chromosome 3, mTamTet1.pri, whole genome shotgun sequence genomic segment:
- the LOC143678242 gene encoding dnaJ homolog subfamily B member 3-like, with amino-acid sequence MRRCCVTTGAPPMRRDCVIRGAPPMRRGCVTRGAPAGEAKTRGAVWPETPGLQAAGDRRGFRPARAGEAPLGPRPRPVTPPSSMLDYYEVLGVPRQASALAIKKAYRKLALKWHPDKNPENKEEAEKKFKQVAEAYEVLSDAKKRDVYNRYGEAGANGGGCSGPFEDPFEYVFAFRDPADVFREFFGGRDPFSFDFFGDPVENIFGGQRSCRGSRSRGSPSLFSTFTEFPAFGGGFSSFDTGFSSFGSLGNGGLSSFSMSCSCGGTGNFKSMSTSTEIVNGKKIITKRVIENGQEKVEVEEDGELKSLIINGKELRIDTK; translated from the coding sequence ATGAGACGGTGTTGCGTCACGACGGGTGCGCCACCAATGAGACGGGACTGCGTGATAAGGGGCGCCCCACCAATGAGACGGGGCTGCGTCACAAGGGGCGCCCCAGCCGGGGAAGCCAAGACGCGGGGCGCAGTCTGGCCCGAGACCCCGGGGCTGCAAGCAGCAGGTGATCGTCGTGGCTTCAGGCCCGCAAGAGCCGGGGAGGCCCCGCTGGGCCCCCGCCCCCGGCCTGTGACCCCGCCGTCCAGCATGCTGGACTACTACGAGGTGCTGGGTGTGCCCCGGCAGGCCTCGGCCTTGGCCATCAAGAAGGCGTACCGCAAGCTGGCGCTCAAGTGGCACCCCGACAAAAATCCTGAGAACAAGGAGGAAGCGGAGAAGAAATTCAAACAGGTGGCTGAGGCGTACGAAGTGTTGTCAGACGCCAAGAAACGGGACGTTTACAACCGATACGGTGAAGCAGGAGCCAATGGTGGCGGCTGCAGCGGGCCCTTCGAGGACCCCTTCGAATACGTCTTCGCCTTCCGCGACCCCGCTGATGTCTTCAGGGAGTTTTTTGGTGGCAGGGACCCATTTTCATTTGACTTCTTCGGAGACCCGGTAGAGAACATTTTTGGTGGTCAGAGGAGTTGCCGGGGAAGCAGAAGTAGAGGGTCCCCATCCCTTTTCTCCACCTTCACTGAATTTCCAGCTTTTGGGggtggattttcttcttttgatacaggattttcttcctttggttcccTGGGAAATGGGggcctttcttccttctccatgTCCTGTAGTTGCGGTGGGACCGGCAACTTCAAATCCATGTCGACTTCCACCGAAATAGTTAATGGCAAAAAAATCATTACTAAGAGGGTCATTGAGAATGGCCAAGAGAAGGTGGAAGTGGAAGAAGACGGGGAATTAAAATCCCTAATAATAAATGGCAAAGAGCTGCGCATCGACACCAAGTAG